Genomic window (Neurospora crassa OR74A linkage group VI, whole genome shotgun sequence):
ATAGCCCACAGCTAATCCATCATACAGCCCTACAATTACCATTGACACCACGGCGGTATCTCCACAACCCCAGGAATCTCCCGAAAGCGCCCCAAGAGGCGTCTCATACTCACCTACCTCGCTGGGAGAGGACGCATATAGCCCTACCGCCATGGACCCCATTGCCAGTCACTGGACCCCTTCCCACCAACACTCCAATTCTCTAGGACAGAGGTCTGAAATGCGCCAGTCCACCTCTTTCGACAGCAGAGATAGTCGCCCGACAAGTCCTCACAATGTCTCCAGCCCTGTCACCTACCGTCCCATGGACCCCCAAAACTTCCTGTCAGTCCCCGGCGCTGCTGGCAGGTCACGCCAAAACTCAGTCAACTCCAACGATGAGACCCGCTCGATAGCATCATCGCAAGGGGAGACAGTTATTGGAGGTTCTTCCCACCAAGGCGACAAGATTGGCCGCCCCCTGTCCAGCAACACATCAGACAACGCCCAAATCATGAACGACCCAGATGCTCTCAAGCCAGACCAAGGAAGGGAGGCCGACTTCGAGGTTGTCGACAATCCCTTCGCCTACACCCCTGGTCAACTCAACAAAATGTTTAACCCCAAAAGTCTTTCCGCCTTCTGGAAGTTGGGTGGTCTTGCCGGTTTGGAAAAGGGTCTCAGGACTGATAGGAAAGCCGGTCTTAGCATGGATgaggttgaagttgatgggCGTGTTACTTTCGACGAGGCTACTGCCCGTCCGTCTGGGAACCCACCCGCCCAGCCCAAGGCTGCCACCGAAACCGTGCTCGCCAAGACCGACAGCCACGCAGCAGCAGACCACCACAAGAAGCATCATGGAGACGACCATTACACATCGAGAAAGCGGGTCTTTTCCGACAACAGACTGccagagaagaagggcaagagcTTGTTGGAGCTGATGTGGATCACCTATAATGACAAGGTCCTCATTCTCCTTTCGATTGCCGCCGTTGTTTCGCTCGCTATCGGGCTGTATCAGACGTTTGGCCAGGCGCATAAACCCGGTGAAGCCAAGGTTGAGTGGGTAGAAGGAGTTGCCATCATTGTCGctatcgtcatcgtcgttaTGGTCGGATCCTTGAACGATTACCAAAAGGAACGTCAATTCGCAAAACTcaacaaaaagaagcaaGATCGTCTGGTCAAGGCTATCCGGTCCGGCAAAACGGTGGAAATCTCGGTTTTCGATGTCCTGGTTGGTGATGTGCTGCATCTTGAGCCTGGCGACATGATCCCTGTCGACGGTATCTTGATTGAGGGCTACAATGTGAAATGCGACGAGTCTCAGGCCACCGGCGAGTCCGACATCATCCGTAAGAGGCCTGCTGACGAGGTTTACGCTGCCATCGAGAACAACGAGAACGTCAAGAAGATGGATCCCTTTATTCAATCTGGTGCTCGCGTTATGGAGGGCatgggtacctacctggtCACTTCCACCGGTATCTACTCTAGCTATGGCAGAACCCTCATGGCGCTCGATGAGGATCCCGAGATGACTCCTCTCCAGTCCAAGCTGAACGTTATTGCCGAGTATATCGCCAAGCtcggtggtgctgctggtctcttgctcttcatcgtcctcttcatcatcttcctcgtcaagCTTCCCAAATCACAGCACACTCCGGCCGAAAAGGGTCAGCAGTTCTTGAACATCTTCATTGTCGTTGTCACAATTATTGTCGTTGCCGTGCCTGAAGGCTTGCCTCTTGCCGTCACCTTGGCTTTGGCCTTTGCCACCACCCGCATGTTGCGCGACAACAACCTGGTTCGTCACCTCAAGGCTTGCGAAGTCATGGGCAATGCCACCACTATTTGCTCGGACAAGACTGGTACCTTGACCCAGAACAAGATGCAAATCGTTGCTGGCACCGTTGGCACCACGCATAggtttggtggtgttggctcTGCCGGTGGTCTCAACCCCGAGACTCCGGACAGCCCGACTGAGGCCGACGTTACCGCAAAGGAAGTTGTTGCCTCGCTTGATGCCTCTGTCAAGGAATTGCTTCTCAAGTCCATTTCTCTCAACTCCACTGCTTTCGAAGGCGAAATTGACGGTGTCAAATCTTTCGTTGGCTCCAAGACCGAAACCGCCCTTCTCGAATTCGCTAAGGAGCATCTCGCCATGGGCCCTATTGCTGAGGAGCGTGCCAACGCCAAGATCCTTCATCTGATCCCTTTCGACTCTGGACGCAAGTGCATGGGCGTTGTTGTGGCGCTTGACAACGGCAAGGCACGGCTTTATGTCAAGGGTGCTTCCGAGATCATGCTGGAAAAGTGCACCCAGATTCTGCGCGACCCCTCCAACGGCATTACTGCTGGCCCCTTGACCCAGGAGAATCGTGAGACCGTCTTGAAGCTCATTGAGACATATGCGAGAAACTCGTTGCGCACCATCGGCATCATCTACCGGGACTTTGCTCACTGGCCTCCTGCCAAGGCGCGCCGTACTGGagaggacaaggaggagatcGTCTTTGAGGATATTTGCAGCCAAATGACCTTCGTCGGCATGGTTGGTATCAAGGATCCTCTGCGCCCTGGTGTTCCCGAAGCCGTCCAGCTGTGCCAGAAGGCAGGAGTCGTTGTTCGCATGGTTACTGGTGACAACAAGATCACTGCTGAAGCAATCGCCAAGGACTGTGGCATCCTTCAACCTAACAGTCTCGTTATGGAAGGCCCCGAGTTCCGGAACCTCAGCAAGGCCAAGCAAGAAGAGATTATTCCCCGGTTGCACGTACTTGCCCGTTCCAGTCCTGAGGACAAGCGCATTTTGGTCAAGCGTCTCAAGGATATGGGCGAGATTGTTGCTGTGACCGGTGACGGAACCAACGATGCCCCTGCCCTGAAGATGGCCGATGTCGGTTTTTCGATGGGTATTGCTGGTACTGAAGTCGCAAAGGAGGCATCCGCTATTATTCTCATGGACGACAACTTCAACTCGATTGTCAAGGCACTGAAGTGGGGACGTGCTGTCAACGATGCCGTGAAGCGCTTCCTTCAGTTTCAGCTTACTGTCAACGTTACTGCCGTCATCCTCACCTTCATCTCTGCTGTCTCCAACAAAGAGCAGGACTCGGTCCTTACCGCCGTGCAGCTTCTGTGGGTTAACTTGATCATGGATACTCTTGCCGCTTTGGCGCTGGCCACCGATCCTCCTGCCGACAGTGTTTTGGACCGCAAGCCTGAACGCAGGGGTTCTGGCATCATCTCGACGACCATGTGGAAGATGATCATCGGTCAAGCCATCTACCAGCTGGCCATCACCTTGTTGATCTATTTCGGCAAGCAAGGCGTTCTGCCCAACTACGATGACAACGTCACGGATGATCAGATCCAGACTCTTGTCTTCAACACGTTTGTGTGGATGCAAATCTTCAACCAGTGGAAGTAAGTAATATGAAATATGTCACTGCCACCCAAAACATGCCGCTAACCGCATTCAATAGCAATCGTCGTCTGGATAACAACTTTAACATTTTCGAAGGCCTCACCAAGAACTTGTTCTTCCTGGGCATTTCCGCCATTATGATGGGCGGACAGGTCTTGATCGTCTTTGTCGGTGGCCAAGCCTTCTCAATTGCCAAGGAAAAGCAAACGGGAGCCATGTGGGCGTACGCTCTGATTCTGGGCTTCATCTCCATCCCTGTCGGCATGATTATCCGTCTCATTCCCGACTCGCTGTTTGAGCGTATGGTGCCCGAATACATCAAGAGGAGGGCTAACAAGACGCCCGACTTGACCGTGTCTGATGATGAGCGGTTCGAGTACTACCCGCCGGCTTTTGCCGAGGTCCGGGACGAGCTGGCCTTCCTGAAGCAGTTCAAGGGTGGACGtatcaacaacctcaagtTCGCCATGAAGCATCCTCGCGAGACCTTCATGCCCAAGAGGAGCGCTTCCCACAGCAGGTCCAACTCCAAGTCCAACTCGATCAACGTTCCCATGACACCCATCCGCAAGGATAGCACCGGCGGCGCTCCTTCCATCGCTCCCCCTACACCTGATTCTAGGAGACGGAGCAGAAGCACGCGGTCCAGGTCCAACAGTGCTCTCGGAGCGTCCATGGTGATGACTGGTATCATCGCTGGCAGTGTTGCCGCGGGATGGGCGCCGTCACCTGTGGAGCGCCGACCGGATTCCGATTTTGGCCTGTTCCCTCCTAAGTCGAGCCCACATGCCGAGTCTTCGCAATCCGAAGTGCAGCCCTCGCAGCGGTCTCTTACTCCTTCGATCAATGAGGAGCAGGAGACGCCCGATATTGTCCCCAGCATCGTGGAGCAGACTGTTCCTATCCTCAGCGTGCCTAAGCCACCAGGGCAAAAGTCGGCCTAAATGGCAGGACATTTTGGAGTACTGGACGGTCAAAGGGAACGAGTTTTAGATACCCCCATTCTGAATCTAACTCGATTTGGTAACCCTTTATTTGTTCTTTGTTATTTTTTTCATACAGCTTCACTACATTTTCTGTCGATTGATACGTTGTAATACTAGTTGTACACAACGGTGTTCATGcaaccaagaaaaaaagagagagagagagctcggtgggagaggaggaagtggttAAACAAAACACTCGCTCGGATTTATGGGACTTTGCAAGCTCGGCGTTTGAAGTTACAggtcttttttttggggggtgtTTTGTCCTTGTTGAACAAAGCAGGTTATATACACTGTACGGGAGCAGAGAAGGAGTGGAAAGGGAGAGTCGAGTGACTATGTGGTTACTGAACGAAGGAAGACTTTGACGAGTATAGTATGCATACGTTTGTTTTAATGCTGTTGCGGCAGTAATACGTTTTCGGGGAGGAatgagggatggatggacatGAGATAAAAGACGCGGAATATCGATACCCCTTGTCCACACGACATTCCTTGTACGTATTTGGTTTTATGATTCCCAAGTACTGCTAGAAACCAACCGCGGAATCTACATATGAAGATAAACTTGACTAGTTGAGATTGAAGCTTCTGGTGATATGTTGATGTGTGATGCTTCTCTGGGCTGATCGGTGCTACAGGGTTGAGTTGGTAGACTAACAAGGCGTTGGGACGCTGGTGAACTACAAAGTTAAGCACCCGCTGG
Coding sequences:
- the nca-2 gene encoding plasma membrane calcium-transporting ATPase 3; this encodes MADNTESPPPVGNDPPVARRQRAPTITIDTTAVSPQPQESPESAPRGVSYSPTSLGEDAYSPTAMDPIASHWTPSHQHSNSLGQRSEMRQSTSFDSRDSRPTSPHNVSSPVTYRPMDPQNFLSVPGAAGRSRQNSVNSNDETRSIASSQGETVIGGSSHQGDKIGRPLSSNTSDNAQIMNDPDALKPDQGREADFEVVDNPFAYTPGQLNKMFNPKSLSAFWKLGGLAGLEKGLRTDRKAGLSMDEVEVDGRVTFDEATARPSGNPPAQPKAATETVLAKTDSHAAADHHKKHHGDDHYTSRKRVFSDNRLPEKKGKSLLELMWITYNDKVLILLSIAAVVSLAIGLYQTFGQAHKPGEAKVEWVEGVAIIVAIVIVVMVGSLNDYQKERQFAKLNKKKQDRLVKAIRSGKTVEISVFDVLVGDVLHLEPGDMIPVDGILIEGYNVKCDESQATGESDIIRKRPADEVYAAIENNENVKKMDPFIQSGARVMEGMGTYLVTSTGIYSSYGRTLMALDEDPEMTPLQSKLNVIAEYIAKLGGAAGLLLFIVLFIIFLVKLPKSQHTPAEKGQQFLNIFIVVVTIIVVAVPEGLPLAVTLALAFATTRMLRDNNLVRHLKACEVMGNATTICSDKTGTLTQNKMQIVAGTVGTTHRFGGVGSAGGLNPETPDSPTEADVTAKEVVASLDASVKELLLKSISLNSTAFEGEIDGVKSFVGSKTETALLEFAKEHLAMGPIAEERANAKILHLIPFDSGRKCMGVVVALDNGKARLYVKGASEIMLEKCTQILRDPSNGITAGPLTQENRETVLKLIETYARNSLRTIGIIYRDFAHWPPAKARRTGEDKEEIVFEDICSQMTFVGMVGIKDPLRPGVPEAVQLCQKAGVVVRMVTGDNKITAEAIAKDCGILQPNSLVMEGPEFRNLSKAKQEEIIPRLHVLARSSPEDKRILVKRLKDMGEIVAVTGDGTNDAPALKMADVGFSMGIAGTEVAKEASAIILMDDNFNSIVKALKWGRAVNDAVKRFLQFQLTVNVTAVILTFISAVSNKEQDSVLTAVQLLWVNLIMDTLAALALATDPPADSVLDRKPERRGSGIISTTMWKMIIGQAIYQLAITLLIYFGKQGVLPNYDDNVTDDQIQTLVFNTFVWMQIFNQWNNRRLDNNFNIFEGLTKNLFFLGISAIMMGGQVLIVFVGGQAFSIAKEKQTGAMWAYALILGFISIPVGMIIRLIPDSLFERMVPEYIKRRANKTPDLTVSDDERFEYYPPAFAEVRDELAFLKQFKGGRINNLKFAMKHPRETFMPKRSASHSRSNSKSNSINVPMTPIRKDSTGGAPSIAPPTPDSRRRSRSTRSRSNSALGASMVMTGIIAGSVAAGWAPSPVERRPDSDFGLFPPKSSPHAESSQSEVQPSQRSLTPSINEEQETPDIVPSIVEQTVPILSVPKPPGQKSA